A single region of the Undibacterium piscinae genome encodes:
- a CDS encoding M3 family metallopeptidase, with amino-acid sequence MTKSMLMLLCSSLAIQASMAADPASLAIPNKTAGENAATASIPNPLLSASTLIYEYPPFDKIQNAHFAPAFAEAMRQHSAEINAIAENPAKPSFDNTVVAMERTGQMLGRVSRDFFNLSSANTNPTLEALSRDLAPKLAAHKDSIYLNAKLFERISTVYEYRANLAMDAESRRLLERYYTDFVRAGAKLSAADKISLKNMNAQLASLATAFGQNILNETNLSALIVDTKAELKGLSKDEIKAAGDAAKARGLDGKYLIALMNTTGQPYMSSLSERELRKRLHQASTERASHGGEFDNQATILSLVKLRAERAALLGYANHAAYTLEDETAKTTTAVNQMLSELAPAAVANARKEAAEMQKLIDAKKGGFKLAAWDTAYYSEQVRKQKYSFDEAQLRPYFELDHVLIDGVFFAATKLYGITFKERKDLPVYHPSVRVFEVFDTDGKSMALFIADMYARESKRGGAWMNAYTPQSGLFAPHPVIANHLNIPQPPAGQPTLLSYDEVRTAFHEFGHALHGMFSNVRYPRFSGTNVPRDFVEYPSQVNEMWATWPEVLQNYAKHYQTGAAMPPELLVKLSATSKFNQGFATTEYLAASLLDQRWHQLQPKQIPTDVLAFEAQALKQAGVDFAPAPPRYRSSYFSHIFGGGYSAGYYAYLWSEVLDADTVEWFKENGGLTRKNGDWFRQQLLSRGGSVDAIEAFRQFRGREAKIEPLLLRRGLKAENK; translated from the coding sequence ATGACAAAATCCATGCTCATGTTGCTGTGTTCCAGTCTGGCAATACAAGCCAGTATGGCCGCAGATCCCGCAAGCCTAGCCATACCAAACAAAACGGCAGGCGAGAATGCCGCAACCGCTTCCATCCCCAACCCTCTGCTGAGTGCGAGCACGCTGATTTACGAATATCCGCCTTTCGACAAAATACAAAACGCGCATTTCGCACCGGCCTTTGCCGAAGCGATGCGTCAGCACAGCGCAGAAATTAATGCGATTGCAGAAAATCCGGCCAAGCCTAGCTTCGACAACACGGTGGTCGCGATGGAGCGCACCGGCCAGATGCTGGGGCGGGTTTCCCGGGACTTTTTTAACCTGAGCTCGGCCAATACAAATCCTACCCTGGAGGCCCTGTCACGCGATCTGGCACCAAAACTGGCGGCACATAAGGACAGTATCTACCTCAATGCCAAGCTGTTTGAACGCATCAGCACGGTCTATGAATATCGTGCCAATCTGGCGATGGATGCCGAATCACGCCGTCTGCTGGAGCGCTATTACACCGATTTCGTGCGAGCCGGTGCCAAGCTCTCTGCCGCTGACAAGATCAGCCTGAAGAACATGAATGCGCAACTGGCAAGCCTGGCGACCGCCTTTGGCCAGAATATTCTCAATGAGACCAATCTGTCGGCCTTGATTGTCGATACCAAGGCAGAACTGAAAGGCTTATCGAAAGACGAAATCAAAGCCGCCGGCGATGCCGCCAAGGCACGCGGTCTGGATGGTAAATACCTGATCGCCCTGATGAATACCACCGGTCAGCCATACATGAGCAGCCTGAGCGAGCGTGAACTGCGCAAACGCCTGCATCAAGCATCGACCGAGCGCGCCAGCCATGGCGGTGAATTTGACAATCAAGCGACCATACTGAGCCTGGTCAAATTGCGCGCCGAACGCGCTGCCTTACTCGGCTACGCTAACCATGCGGCCTACACGCTGGAAGATGAAACCGCAAAAACCACCACGGCAGTCAACCAGATGCTGAGCGAACTGGCGCCGGCAGCGGTGGCAAATGCGCGTAAGGAAGCGGCAGAAATGCAAAAGCTGATAGACGCCAAAAAAGGCGGTTTCAAGCTGGCGGCCTGGGACACGGCTTACTACAGCGAGCAGGTGCGCAAGCAAAAATACAGTTTTGATGAAGCCCAATTGCGCCCTTACTTCGAGCTTGACCACGTCCTGATAGACGGCGTGTTCTTCGCCGCCACTAAGCTATACGGCATTACGTTTAAAGAGCGCAAGGATTTACCGGTGTATCACCCTAGTGTCAGGGTATTTGAAGTGTTTGATACCGACGGTAAGTCCATGGCCTTGTTCATTGCCGATATGTATGCCCGCGAAAGCAAGCGCGGCGGCGCCTGGATGAATGCCTATACGCCACAATCAGGTTTATTTGCGCCGCACCCTGTAATCGCCAACCATCTGAACATTCCGCAACCGCCGGCCGGCCAGCCAACTTTACTCAGCTATGATGAAGTACGCACCGCTTTCCATGAATTTGGTCATGCGCTGCATGGCATGTTCTCCAACGTACGCTATCCGCGCTTCTCGGGCACTAATGTGCCTAGAGATTTCGTTGAGTATCCATCGCAAGTCAATGAGATGTGGGCAACCTGGCCAGAAGTCTTGCAAAATTACGCAAAGCACTACCAGACCGGGGCGGCCATGCCACCGGAATTGCTGGTCAAACTCAGTGCCACCAGCAAGTTTAATCAGGGCTTCGCCACCACCGAATATCTGGCCGCATCACTGCTGGATCAACGCTGGCACCAGCTCCAGCCTAAGCAGATTCCTACCGACGTACTCGCCTTTGAAGCGCAGGCATTAAAGCAGGCCGGCGTAGACTTTGCCCCGGCACCACCACGCTACCGCAGCAGCTATTTCTCGCATATCTTTGGCGGTGGTTATTCAGCCGGCTATTATGCTTACCTGTGGAGTGAAGTACTCGATGCCGACACGGTAGAGTGGTTCAAGGAAAACGGTGGGCTCACACGCAAAAATGGTGACTGGTTCCGTCAGCAATTATTATCACGCGGCGGCAGCGTCGATGCGATCGAAGCATTCCGCCAGTTCCGCGGACGCGAGGCAAAAATAGAGCCGCTACTGTTACGTCGTGGCCTGAAAGCCGAAAACAAGTAA
- a CDS encoding TonB-dependent receptor, protein MVEKMLSRSVRLMFVGGMAMSASLMAQQALAQEAVQRVEITGSAIKRIAVEGALPVQTLSNADIQKSGAKNVEDLVQALPAMQGFTTSSQSVNGGGGGVQNASIHSIGAGYTLVLLNGRRLASYGAGSAVNLSAIPIAAVERVEILTDGASALYGSDAIAGVVNFILKKNQTEAIVEGTFSSPQESGARSSNIAISKGFGNLETDRFNVLLSYSHDHQDELNASERSFAKTGLIPFTENGKRYSQYQLAVNTTPASVTLNMKDKTAFTFSPNYIKDKKCAAQTSYIGSTLDKSCWFDYSGTVMLVPKSDRDSLFASLNVKINDDTTFFAEAVGSKFKLEGRFAPPAQVSSLKLTDPAYAKNVLPYLAELGIDPTQVAKAQTNLRLVDAGGRAYNYETETKHLALGVNGVLKGYDYTVSYTHSENDQTSNYAGGFLSRLKYNAIKAAGGFDPFAFAGGSQAALAPAILHEPQDTTKVKLDVLSVRGSGDLVKVPAGMAQIAVGADMTKQSYLFSPSPISQGPNPQQPDFLDTPFGSAPGSKFIDASRKNWGTFAEVLVPVLKNLDVTAALRYDSYDAVQNGKVYNEDTLIAPAEQGNKNAKATYKLSAAFRPVDTLLVRASYGTGFKVADMDQVTQPISDGGVTSGKFSCPVKAPDPRADNCKGTTQYDLLVGGNPLKGDAGLKPELSKQYTVGFRIEPVSSLSVGFDFWDVKMTDQITKLPETFPFENPAKYNGLFSTVYDAGQEQNKLVTLLPWFNLAEARYQGIDWDHSFRTATPIGALTLNWTGTYTTKSEVTIPGSPVESNVGRFDAYSTVTSRVITRVAATLKQSAMFSHTLAMNYRSGYHDQVISADDETLKEINADGSYGAFVGLARDVAAFTTYDWQTRIEAKKNLVLTLGIKNLLNTDPPLSIRTSGGGNQVGYDGRYASPLGRQFYATGSFKF, encoded by the coding sequence ATGGTAGAGAAAATGTTATCCCGGTCAGTACGTCTGATGTTTGTCGGCGGTATGGCAATGAGCGCAAGTTTGATGGCGCAGCAAGCGTTGGCGCAAGAGGCTGTGCAGCGCGTTGAGATTACTGGTTCTGCGATTAAGCGTATTGCGGTAGAAGGCGCACTGCCAGTTCAAACTTTGAGCAATGCAGACATTCAAAAGAGTGGTGCAAAGAACGTAGAAGATCTGGTGCAAGCTTTGCCTGCAATGCAGGGTTTCACTACTTCATCACAATCGGTAAACGGTGGTGGTGGTGGTGTACAAAATGCCTCTATTCATAGTATTGGTGCCGGATATACATTGGTATTGTTGAATGGTCGCCGTCTTGCATCGTATGGTGCTGGTAGTGCTGTGAATTTGTCCGCCATCCCTATTGCCGCCGTTGAACGCGTTGAAATTTTGACTGATGGTGCGTCGGCTTTGTATGGTTCAGATGCGATTGCTGGTGTAGTCAACTTCATTTTGAAGAAAAATCAAACTGAAGCAATTGTCGAAGGCACCTTTAGTTCGCCACAAGAATCTGGCGCACGCAGTAGCAATATTGCTATCTCGAAAGGCTTCGGAAATTTAGAAACAGATCGATTTAACGTTTTATTGTCGTATAGCCATGACCATCAAGATGAATTGAATGCGAGCGAGCGCTCTTTCGCGAAGACCGGTCTAATCCCTTTTACCGAGAATGGTAAAAGATATTCACAATATCAGTTGGCAGTGAATACGACACCGGCATCTGTAACATTGAATATGAAAGATAAAACAGCTTTCACTTTCTCGCCGAATTACATCAAAGATAAAAAATGTGCGGCGCAAACGTCCTACATCGGTTCTACATTAGATAAGTCATGCTGGTTCGATTATTCCGGTACTGTGATGCTCGTTCCGAAATCGGACCGTGATAGTCTGTTTGCTTCGTTAAATGTCAAAATTAACGATGACACAACATTTTTCGCAGAAGCCGTGGGATCCAAATTTAAGCTTGAAGGACGTTTTGCTCCTCCAGCACAAGTTTCCAGTTTGAAACTGACTGACCCTGCTTATGCAAAAAATGTACTTCCATACTTGGCTGAGCTTGGTATTGATCCGACTCAGGTTGCAAAAGCACAGACAAATTTAAGGTTGGTTGACGCCGGTGGTCGTGCTTACAATTATGAAACTGAGACCAAGCATCTCGCCTTGGGTGTTAATGGTGTGTTAAAAGGATATGACTATACAGTTTCGTATACGCATTCCGAAAACGATCAGACTTCCAATTATGCCGGTGGTTTCCTTAGCCGTTTGAAATACAATGCGATTAAGGCAGCTGGTGGTTTTGATCCGTTTGCATTTGCCGGCGGCTCGCAAGCAGCCTTGGCTCCGGCAATTTTGCATGAGCCTCAGGATACGACCAAGGTTAAACTTGATGTCTTAAGTGTACGCGGATCTGGTGATTTGGTAAAAGTACCGGCCGGTATGGCGCAAATCGCTGTTGGCGCTGACATGACTAAGCAATCTTATTTGTTCAGCCCAAGCCCGATTTCACAAGGACCTAACCCACAGCAACCAGATTTTCTGGATACGCCTTTCGGTTCGGCACCAGGCTCAAAATTTATCGATGCTTCACGTAAAAACTGGGGTACTTTTGCAGAGGTGTTAGTGCCTGTGCTGAAAAATTTAGACGTGACTGCCGCATTGCGTTACGACAGTTATGATGCTGTGCAAAATGGTAAAGTCTATAACGAAGATACGCTGATCGCTCCAGCGGAACAAGGCAATAAAAACGCTAAAGCGACTTACAAGTTGTCGGCGGCTTTCCGTCCTGTCGATACTTTATTAGTCCGTGCTTCTTATGGTACTGGCTTTAAAGTTGCGGATATGGATCAGGTTACCCAGCCAATTTCAGATGGCGGTGTAACGTCGGGTAAATTCTCCTGTCCAGTCAAAGCACCAGATCCAAGAGCCGATAATTGCAAAGGGACTACTCAGTATGATTTGCTGGTGGGCGGAAATCCACTGAAAGGTGATGCTGGCTTAAAGCCTGAACTGTCTAAGCAATACACTGTCGGTTTCCGTATTGAGCCAGTTTCGTCCTTATCTGTTGGATTTGATTTCTGGGACGTGAAAATGACAGATCAAATCACGAAATTGCCAGAGACTTTCCCATTTGAAAATCCAGCGAAATACAATGGCTTATTTTCTACAGTTTATGATGCAGGACAAGAGCAAAATAAACTTGTAACATTATTGCCTTGGTTTAATTTGGCTGAAGCTCGTTATCAAGGTATAGATTGGGATCACTCGTTCAGAACAGCGACGCCAATTGGTGCACTGACCCTTAACTGGACAGGTACTTATACCACGAAATCTGAGGTTACTATTCCGGGTTCTCCAGTTGAGAGCAATGTTGGTCGTTTTGATGCTTACAGTACTGTAACATCTCGCGTGATTACTCGCGTCGCAGCTACTCTTAAGCAATCTGCGATGTTCTCACATACTTTGGCAATGAATTACCGTTCCGGCTATCATGATCAAGTTATCTCGGCAGACGATGAAACACTCAAAGAAATCAATGCCGACGGTAGCTATGGTGCGTTTGTTGGCTTGGCACGTGATGTTGCTGCTTTCACAACATACGATTGGCAGACTAGGATTGAAGCTAAGAAGAATTTGGTCTTGACCCTGGGTATCAAAAATCTGTTGAATACTGATCCTCCGTTGTCAATTCGTACTTCCGGTGGTGGTAATCAAGTTGGCTACGATGGTCGTTACGCTAGCCCATTGGGTCGTCAATTCTATGCAACTGGTTCCTTTAAGTTCTAA
- a CDS encoding MFS transporter, with protein sequence MRPSTAPDLKTVLIATGFILTMAMGVRHGFGFWMQPISQAHGWTRETYSLALAVQNLMWGAFGPFAGMAVDKFGTFRVIIIGACLYAAGLLWMAVVDQPTLFIAGSGVLIGAALACTAFGAVSGIIGRSAPESKRSWAFGMSSAASSFGQFVMMPVEQQLISHSGWQNAFYLLAALLLIVMVPMALRLREPAIAPHTGPQQSIMEAIREAFAYGPFRLLVAGYFVCGFQVVFIAVHMPAYLKDKGIMDPTVAVYALALIGLFNIFGSYYAGKLGGMFPKRYLLSSIYISRTVIIGLFLLAPLSPYSVYIFAGAMGLLWLSTVPLTNGVIAGIFGMKYLSMLSGFVFFSHQVGSFLGVWLGGYIYTKTGNYNMVWMITLALGVFATLINLPINEKPIVRAQVVAA encoded by the coding sequence ATGCGCCCAAGCACTGCTCCTGATTTAAAAACCGTCCTGATCGCCACAGGCTTCATTCTGACCATGGCGATGGGAGTGCGGCATGGTTTCGGCTTCTGGATGCAACCGATCTCCCAGGCGCATGGCTGGACCCGCGAAACCTATTCGCTGGCACTGGCGGTACAAAACCTGATGTGGGGCGCTTTTGGCCCGTTTGCCGGCATGGCGGTAGATAAATTTGGCACCTTTCGCGTCATTATCATCGGTGCCTGTTTGTATGCGGCCGGTTTGCTGTGGATGGCCGTGGTCGACCAACCTACCCTGTTTATCGCCGGATCAGGCGTACTGATAGGTGCCGCGCTGGCCTGTACCGCGTTTGGCGCGGTCAGCGGCATCATCGGCCGTAGCGCACCGGAATCCAAACGCTCATGGGCGTTTGGCATGTCATCAGCGGCCAGTTCTTTCGGCCAGTTTGTGATGATGCCGGTAGAGCAGCAACTAATCAGTCACAGCGGCTGGCAAAACGCCTTCTATCTGCTGGCGGCACTGCTGCTGATAGTGATGGTGCCGATGGCATTGCGCCTGCGCGAACCGGCGATAGCACCACACACCGGCCCCCAGCAAAGCATCATGGAAGCGATCCGCGAAGCGTTTGCCTACGGCCCTTTCCGCTTGTTAGTGGCAGGCTATTTTGTATGCGGTTTTCAGGTCGTGTTCATCGCGGTGCACATGCCAGCCTACCTCAAGGACAAAGGGATTATGGATCCGACGGTAGCAGTGTACGCGCTGGCACTGATAGGCTTGTTCAATATTTTCGGTTCCTATTACGCCGGCAAACTCGGCGGCATGTTCCCCAAGCGCTATCTGCTATCGTCGATTTATATCAGCCGCACCGTCATCATCGGACTATTCCTGCTCGCTCCGCTGTCGCCATATTCGGTGTACATTTTTGCCGGAGCCATGGGCTTGCTATGGCTGTCTACCGTGCCCCTGACCAATGGCGTCATCGCCGGTATTTTTGGCATGAAGTATCTGTCCATGCTGTCAGGCTTTGTATTCTTCTCGCATCAGGTCGGCAGCTTCCTCGGCGTATGGTTGGGCGGCTATATTTATACCAAAACCGGCAATTACAATATGGTCTGGATGATTACCCTGGCACTGGGCGTATTTGCCACCCTGATCAATTTACCGATCAACGAGAAACCCATCGTTCGCGCTCAGGTGGTAGCGGCATGA
- a CDS encoding IS30 family transposase, producing the protein MSYTHLTELEREFIARQLQEKQSKREIARRLGRNVTSICREVKRSCDEHGQYRPIHAHQRAHQNRRIARRPRKLASRYAEGLWAKVRFKLERAWSPNQISLWLQRAFPDTPDYQVSHTTIYHHIYLLPKGELKRQIVSNLRQEGKKRKSSTQGNGKTWIKELIHARPEEADLRVRLGHFEGDLLLGGKSSPGAVGVLYERTSRRVSLIKLERRDAYSAYQGFASVLKRMPVGACLTMTYDQGSEMAEHERISDATGIKVYFCDPHSPWQRGGVENTNGLLRQYLPKGMDMSELTQYQLHRIAMELNERPRVTLKGRSPNEVWTHMLDGLTFEEATNQPLLKI; encoded by the coding sequence ATGAGCTACACGCATTTAACAGAGTTAGAACGAGAATTTATCGCCAGGCAGTTGCAAGAGAAACAAAGCAAACGAGAGATAGCCAGACGACTGGGGCGCAATGTGACCTCGATTTGCCGAGAGGTTAAAAGAAGTTGCGATGAGCATGGTCAATACAGACCTATTCATGCGCATCAGAGAGCGCACCAGAATCGTCGCATAGCCAGAAGGCCGCGTAAGTTAGCCTCGCGCTATGCGGAAGGATTATGGGCTAAAGTAAGATTTAAGCTAGAGCGGGCCTGGTCGCCCAATCAGATTTCTTTATGGCTGCAAAGAGCATTTCCAGATACTCCGGATTATCAAGTGTCACATACAACGATCTATCACCACATCTACCTTTTGCCTAAGGGCGAATTGAAACGTCAAATCGTTAGCAATTTGCGGCAGGAAGGGAAGAAGCGCAAAAGCAGCACCCAAGGCAATGGGAAGACATGGATTAAAGAGTTGATTCATGCCCGCCCGGAAGAGGCTGATTTGCGCGTTCGTCTTGGTCATTTTGAGGGCGATTTGCTGCTTGGCGGTAAAAGTTCACCTGGTGCCGTTGGTGTCTTGTATGAACGGACGAGTCGTCGCGTAAGCCTGATTAAATTAGAGCGGCGTGACGCTTACTCTGCCTATCAGGGTTTTGCGAGTGTCTTGAAAAGGATGCCGGTGGGGGCATGTCTCACCATGACATACGATCAAGGTTCCGAAATGGCGGAGCACGAACGGATAAGCGATGCAACGGGAATCAAAGTCTATTTTTGCGACCCGCATAGTCCCTGGCAACGTGGCGGTGTCGAGAATACCAATGGCTTATTGCGTCAATATTTACCGAAAGGAATGGATATGTCAGAGCTAACGCAATATCAACTTCACCGTATTGCCATGGAGTTAAACGAACGTCCCCGTGTCACCTTAAAAGGACGCTCGCCAAATGAGGTCTGGACACACATGCTTGACGGGTTAACATTTGAAGAGGCTACCAATCAGCCCCTCTTAAAAATTTAG
- a CDS encoding methyl-accepting chemotaxis protein, with protein MKVGKRLGLGFALVLALLMVVTILGIIRMAQIQGRLERIVNVSNVETRLAIDMRAIVFDRMVSLRNLTLLTDADDMAVDLAKIQEQSKKYTEAEQKLAAMFASESATTAEEKALLAKLKEQQIAAEALPAKAQELGLANNPEMATVALIKKIRPVQKKWLDTLDELVAVEDKLNAEIVQDARSAFASARILMLILGGLAMLAGIAAAVAITRSILKQLGGEPDYAAQIASQIAAGDLAAVIETKVGDETSLLAEMKTMRDSLVNIVGQVRTGTDTIATASSEIATGNLDLSNRTEQQASSLEKTTSSMRELTTTVKQNADNAREANQLAVSASEVARQGGVVVTQVVETMSSINESSKKIVDIISVIDGIAFQTNILALNAAVEAARAGEQGRGFAVVASEVRNLAQRSAAAAKEIKTLIGISVEKVEIGTKLVGQAGVTIDEVVSSVKHVTDIIAEISAASQEQSSDIEAINRSVIEMDGMTQQNAALVEEAAAAAQSLQDQAAELAKVVSIFKLNGAETLAFTAKTVAPVPARRAEVTRLPKPKQKVAAYPSLPSAKARPKKVATASNDDWEEF; from the coding sequence ATGAAAGTGGGAAAGCGCCTGGGCCTGGGCTTTGCTTTGGTGCTGGCGTTGCTGATGGTCGTGACGATATTGGGGATAATTCGCATGGCGCAAATCCAGGGCCGGCTGGAGAGAATCGTCAATGTCAGTAATGTGGAGACTCGTCTGGCAATTGATATGCGTGCGATCGTGTTTGATCGTATGGTGTCCTTGCGTAACCTGACCTTGCTTACCGATGCCGATGACATGGCGGTAGATCTGGCAAAAATCCAGGAGCAATCGAAAAAATATACTGAGGCAGAGCAAAAATTGGCAGCGATGTTTGCCAGTGAGAGTGCTACAACTGCGGAAGAAAAAGCACTGCTGGCTAAACTCAAGGAACAGCAAATAGCAGCCGAAGCCTTGCCCGCCAAAGCGCAGGAACTGGGGTTGGCAAATAATCCGGAAATGGCAACGGTGGCACTGATCAAGAAAATACGCCCTGTTCAGAAAAAATGGCTCGATACGCTTGATGAACTGGTTGCTGTTGAAGACAAGCTCAATGCCGAGATCGTGCAGGATGCCAGATCGGCCTTTGCAAGTGCCCGTATTCTGATGCTGATATTGGGCGGCTTGGCGATGCTGGCGGGAATTGCCGCTGCGGTGGCAATTACGCGCAGCATATTGAAGCAACTTGGTGGCGAACCGGATTATGCAGCCCAGATCGCCAGTCAGATTGCCGCCGGAGATCTGGCCGCGGTGATCGAGACCAAGGTCGGTGACGAAACCAGCTTGCTGGCTGAAATGAAAACGATGCGTGACAGCCTCGTTAATATCGTCGGGCAGGTACGTACTGGTACCGATACCATTGCAACCGCTTCCAGCGAGATCGCGACCGGTAACCTGGATTTGTCTAACCGTACCGAGCAGCAGGCTAGTTCGCTGGAGAAAACCACTTCTTCTATGCGAGAACTGACTACTACGGTTAAGCAAAATGCCGACAATGCGCGTGAAGCGAATCAATTGGCGGTGTCGGCCTCAGAGGTGGCACGTCAGGGGGGCGTGGTAGTGACTCAGGTGGTGGAAACCATGAGTTCGATTAACGAATCATCGAAAAAAATTGTCGACATCATCAGCGTGATTGATGGCATCGCTTTCCAGACCAATATCCTGGCCTTGAATGCTGCCGTTGAGGCGGCGCGTGCCGGCGAGCAGGGGCGCGGTTTTGCCGTAGTTGCGTCGGAAGTGCGTAATCTGGCGCAACGCAGTGCCGCTGCCGCCAAAGAGATCAAGACCCTGATCGGTATTTCGGTCGAGAAAGTGGAGATCGGTACCAAGCTGGTAGGGCAGGCTGGTGTAACGATTGATGAAGTGGTCTCTAGCGTCAAACATGTGACCGACATCATCGCAGAGATCAGCGCCGCCAGTCAGGAACAAAGTTCCGACATCGAGGCGATTAACCGGTCGGTGATAGAGATGGATGGCATGACCCAGCAAAATGCGGCCTTGGTGGAAGAGGCTGCCGCTGCGGCGCAGAGCCTGCAGGATCAGGCCGCTGAGTTGGCCAAAGTGGTCAGCATTTTCAAGCTCAATGGTGCTGAAACTTTGGCATTTACGGCGAAAACGGTGGCGCCTGTGCCTGCGCGTCGCGCTGAAGTTACTCGTTTGCCAAAGCCTAAACAAAAAGTTGCAGCCTATCCGTCTTTACCTTCAGCTAAAGCGCGCCCGAAAAAAGTCGCGACAGCCAGCAATGATGACTGGGAAGAGTTTTAA
- a CDS encoding energy transducer TonB: MKTRLSLIASACLLAASASSFAAESAPVMDSKSCDPPKYPKAALMNEETGTVAMGFLVATDGKVIESKVEKSSGSKSLDKAALSALSLCKFKPGNKDGKVEQLWAKLDFVWKLE; the protein is encoded by the coding sequence ATGAAAACACGTTTATCCCTGATTGCCAGCGCCTGTTTATTGGCTGCCTCCGCCTCCTCATTTGCCGCTGAATCGGCGCCTGTGATGGATAGCAAATCCTGCGATCCGCCTAAGTACCCGAAGGCGGCCTTGATGAACGAAGAGACCGGTACCGTTGCCATGGGATTTCTGGTGGCTACTGATGGCAAAGTAATCGAATCCAAAGTGGAAAAATCGAGTGGTTCCAAGAGTCTCGACAAGGCTGCCTTGAGTGCCTTGAGCCTGTGCAAATTCAAGCCGGGTAATAAGGACGGTAAAGTCGAGCAGTTGTGGGCGAAGCTCGATTTTGTCTGGAAGCTGGAATAA